A section of the Serratia liquefaciens ATCC 27592 genome encodes:
- the artQ gene encoding arginine ABC transporter permease ArtQ: MNEIQPLASAAGMTVGLAVCALILGLILAMLFAVWESSRWKVVSWLGTAWVTLLRGLPEILVVLFIYFGSSQLLLMLSDGFTLNFGLFQLPVQLAIDNFEVSPFLCGVIALALLYSAYASQTLRGALKAVPQGQWESGQALGMSTAAIFFRLIMPQMWRHALPGLGNQWLVLLKDTALVSLISVNDLMLQTKSIATRTQEPFTWYVIAAAIYLVVTLFSQYIIKRIELRTTRFERGPA, translated from the coding sequence ATGAATGAAATTCAACCTCTAGCAAGCGCCGCCGGGATGACCGTCGGCCTTGCCGTTTGTGCCCTTATCCTCGGGTTGATCCTGGCGATGCTGTTTGCCGTCTGGGAGTCATCGCGCTGGAAAGTGGTCAGCTGGCTCGGCACCGCCTGGGTTACGCTGTTGCGCGGCCTGCCGGAAATTCTGGTGGTGCTGTTCATCTATTTCGGCTCATCGCAGCTGCTGTTGATGCTGTCCGACGGCTTCACCCTGAACTTTGGCCTGTTCCAACTGCCCGTCCAGCTGGCGATTGATAATTTTGAAGTCAGCCCGTTCCTGTGTGGCGTAATTGCCCTCGCCCTGCTCTATTCCGCCTATGCGTCACAAACATTGCGCGGGGCACTCAAAGCGGTGCCACAGGGGCAATGGGAATCCGGCCAGGCACTGGGGATGAGTACCGCAGCGATTTTCTTTCGCCTGATCATGCCGCAGATGTGGCGCCACGCCCTACCAGGGCTGGGCAACCAGTGGCTGGTTTTACTGAAGGATACCGCGCTGGTGTCGCTGATCAGCGTTAACGATCTGATGCTGCAGACCAAGAGCATCGCCACTCGCACCCAGGAGCCTTTTACCTGGTATGTGATCGCGGCGGCCATCTATTTGGTGGTGACCCTGTTCAGCCAGTACATCATCAAACGCATTGAACTGCGCACCACGCGTTTTGAGCGGGGGCCAGCCTGA
- the artJ gene encoding arginine ABC transporter substrate-binding protein, producing MKKLIIAAVLAGISVSASAAETIRFATEASYPPFEFIDAGNKIQGFDVDLANALCKEMQAECSFTNQAFDSLIPSLKFKRFDAVMAGMDITPEREKQVLFTKPYYDNSALFVAQKGKVADVAALKGKKVGVQNGTTHQKYLTDKHPEITTVPYDSYQNAILDLKNGRVDAVFGDTAVVNEWLKQNAALAAVGDKVTDKDYFGTGLGIAVRQKNTDLQGKFNAALDKIKQDGTYETIYKKWFQQ from the coding sequence ATGAAAAAACTAATAATCGCCGCCGTTCTGGCTGGCATCAGCGTTTCCGCCTCTGCAGCCGAAACGATCCGTTTCGCTACCGAAGCTTCTTATCCTCCGTTTGAATTTATTGACGCCGGCAACAAGATCCAGGGGTTTGACGTCGATCTGGCCAATGCCCTGTGTAAAGAGATGCAGGCCGAGTGCAGCTTCACCAATCAGGCTTTTGACAGCCTGATCCCGAGCCTGAAGTTCAAGCGCTTTGACGCGGTCATGGCCGGTATGGACATCACGCCTGAACGTGAAAAACAGGTGCTGTTTACCAAACCGTATTACGACAACTCCGCGCTGTTTGTCGCCCAGAAGGGCAAAGTTGCCGACGTAGCGGCGCTGAAAGGCAAAAAAGTGGGCGTGCAGAACGGTACGACACACCAGAAATACCTGACCGATAAGCACCCTGAAATCACCACCGTGCCTTACGACAGCTATCAGAACGCCATTTTGGATCTGAAGAATGGCCGCGTTGACGCGGTATTTGGTGACACCGCAGTGGTCAACGAATGGCTGAAACAGAATGCCGCTCTGGCCGCGGTAGGCGATAAGGTGACCGACAAAGACTACTTCGGTACCGGACTGGGCATTGCCGTTCGCCAGAAAAACACCGATCTGCAGGGCAAGTTCAATGCCGCCCTCGACAAGATCAAACAGGATGGGACTTACGAAACCATCTACAAAAAATGGTTCCAGCAGTAA
- the artP gene encoding arginine ABC transporter ATP-binding protein ArtP encodes MSIQLNGINCYYGAHQALFDITLDCPAGETLVLLGPSGAGKSSLLRVLNLLEMPRSGQLQIAGNQFDFKQAPGEKAIRELRQNVGMVFQQYNLWPHLTVVQNLIEAPCRVLGLTKAQAMERADKLLKRLRLTDFADRFPLHLSGGQQQRVAIARALMMEPQVLLFDEPTAALDPEITAQIVSIIRELAGTGITQVIVTHEVEVARKTASRVVYMENGHVVEQGDASHFAQPQTTEFANYLSH; translated from the coding sequence ATGAGCATTCAACTTAACGGTATCAACTGCTATTACGGCGCACATCAGGCGCTGTTTGACATCACGCTGGATTGCCCAGCAGGGGAAACTTTAGTGCTGCTGGGTCCAAGCGGCGCGGGGAAAAGTTCATTGCTGCGGGTGTTGAACCTGCTGGAAATGCCGCGCTCGGGTCAGTTGCAGATCGCCGGCAATCAATTCGACTTCAAGCAGGCCCCTGGCGAGAAAGCCATTCGTGAGCTGCGTCAGAACGTCGGCATGGTATTCCAACAATATAATCTCTGGCCTCACCTTACCGTGGTGCAAAACCTGATCGAAGCGCCGTGTCGTGTGCTTGGCCTGACCAAGGCTCAGGCGATGGAGCGTGCCGACAAGTTGCTGAAGCGTTTGCGCCTGACCGATTTTGCCGACCGTTTCCCGCTGCACCTTTCCGGCGGCCAGCAGCAACGCGTGGCCATTGCCCGTGCGCTGATGATGGAGCCGCAGGTGCTGCTGTTCGACGAACCAACCGCCGCGCTGGATCCTGAAATCACCGCCCAAATCGTCAGTATAATTCGCGAGCTGGCTGGCACTGGGATCACCCAGGTGATCGTCACCCACGAAGTGGAAGTGGCGCGCAAAACCGCCAGCCGCGTGGTCTACATGGAAAACGGCCACGTAGTGGAACAAGGCGATGCCAGCCACTTTGCGCAGCCGCAGACCACCGAGTTTGCCAATTACTTATCACACTAA
- a CDS encoding lipoprotein, whose product MKTKTIAAVLPLALLLSACTTVEPAFKDIGSRTGGCVEGGPDTVAQKFYDLRLQQGAATTLPDSNRLAQLQPYLSKVLYQDLVTANQNPGKHQVTGDLFTGNAQGPTSATVASASTIPNTDAKNIPLRVQLSYQKDGGSAVNWQDEVLMVREGTCWVVDDIRYLNVPPHAASGTLRQVLENQ is encoded by the coding sequence ATGAAAACAAAAACGATTGCGGCTGTTTTGCCCTTAGCGCTGTTACTGAGTGCCTGCACCACCGTCGAACCGGCATTCAAGGATATCGGCTCCCGTACCGGCGGTTGTGTGGAAGGCGGCCCGGATACGGTCGCACAGAAATTTTACGATCTGCGCCTGCAACAGGGCGCCGCTACCACCCTGCCCGACAGCAACCGTCTGGCGCAGTTGCAACCTTACCTGAGTAAAGTGCTGTATCAGGATCTGGTGACCGCCAACCAGAACCCGGGCAAACATCAGGTCACTGGCGATCTGTTTACCGGCAACGCGCAGGGACCGACCAGCGCCACCGTCGCCAGCGCTTCTACCATCCCGAATACCGACGCAAAAAATATTCCATTGCGCGTACAGCTCAGCTACCAGAAGGACGGCGGCAGCGCGGTCAACTGGCAGGATGAGGTGCTGATGGTACGTGAAGGCACCTGTTGGGTGGTGGATGATATCCGCTATCTGAACGTGCCGCCGCATGCCGCCAGCGGGACGCTGCGTCAGGTATTGGAAAACCAGTAA
- a CDS encoding heavy metal-binding domain-containing protein has protein sequence MQLSTTPTLEGFTITEYCGVVTGEAILGANIFRDFFAGVRDIVGGRSGAYEKELRKARLIAFRELEEQAKELGANAVVGIDIDYETVGKDSSMLMVTVSGTAVKVSR, from the coding sequence ATGCAGCTTTCCACTACCCCGACCCTGGAAGGGTTTACTATTACCGAGTACTGCGGCGTTGTCACCGGCGAGGCCATTTTGGGCGCGAATATTTTCCGCGATTTTTTTGCCGGCGTGCGCGACATCGTGGGCGGCCGTTCGGGCGCTTATGAGAAAGAGCTGCGTAAAGCGCGCCTGATTGCCTTCCGGGAGTTGGAAGAGCAGGCAAAAGAATTGGGCGCCAATGCGGTGGTCGGCATTGATATCGATTACGAAACCGTGGGTAAAGACAGCAGCATGTTAATGGTGACCGTCAGCGGTACCGCGGTGAAAGTCAGCCGCTAA
- a CDS encoding DUF3300 domain-containing protein: MFKLNPVAWLICIAMLPLSGCDQKTVANTMGGTAPAVATPAATSTYTPLSADQLYQLVSPVALFPDKLLAQVLAGAGYPDQISAADNWLAQNRGVQPAALTAAAGAQPWDPSVRGLVQFPDVLDQMAKNIPWTTALGSAYLNDPTDVMNAIQVMRQRAAAKGTLKTSPQQRVVITPATRYVEPQPYPQSVVVAPAQTIVIEPSQPDVVYVPRYDPWVAYGEPVPAYPSYHYQSASGYSSGDMLAAGVISFGVGVAVGALINQHHDNWHSWDVRWNDRRQPVVYNNAPYISHSTTVINRVTNINQYNNVNRSTTVNNYHNAPVNQVPHFAAPTPYAAPKVANLQQPHFTPPVAANERQPMTAPNFAHAATPAPHAMTPVAHVQQPMTLPSFAHSTPAAVRPHPATVTAPVHQAEMRPARTPEQHLPTPVSVQQRAQLPAVKPVEHVAPKANVIRPQPVQPRPNAMMSHSAPTPFHQPQIQQAQHHPAPAAKPQEHRPLKVEEHKVG; this comes from the coding sequence ATGTTCAAGCTCAACCCTGTCGCCTGGCTGATCTGCATCGCCATGCTGCCGCTCAGCGGCTGTGACCAAAAAACGGTGGCCAATACCATGGGGGGAACCGCGCCTGCTGTGGCCACGCCCGCGGCAACATCAACCTATACGCCACTGAGTGCCGATCAATTGTATCAACTGGTCAGCCCGGTGGCGCTTTTTCCTGACAAACTGTTGGCGCAGGTGCTGGCCGGTGCGGGTTACCCCGATCAAATCAGCGCGGCGGATAACTGGCTGGCGCAAAACCGGGGGGTGCAACCGGCCGCGCTCACCGCAGCCGCTGGCGCTCAACCCTGGGACCCCAGCGTACGCGGTTTGGTACAATTTCCTGACGTGCTGGATCAGATGGCTAAAAATATTCCCTGGACCACCGCGCTGGGCAGCGCTTATCTCAACGACCCTACCGACGTGATGAACGCCATTCAGGTCATGCGCCAACGTGCCGCCGCCAAAGGCACGCTGAAAACGTCGCCGCAGCAAAGGGTGGTCATCACGCCTGCAACCCGTTACGTTGAACCGCAACCCTATCCGCAAAGCGTCGTGGTTGCGCCGGCGCAAACCATTGTCATCGAGCCCAGCCAACCGGATGTGGTTTACGTGCCGCGTTACGATCCCTGGGTGGCCTATGGCGAACCTGTCCCGGCCTACCCGAGCTATCACTATCAGAGTGCCTCAGGCTATAGCAGTGGCGATATGCTGGCGGCAGGCGTGATCAGTTTTGGCGTGGGTGTCGCGGTCGGGGCATTGATCAATCAGCATCATGACAACTGGCATAGCTGGGACGTGCGCTGGAATGATCGGCGTCAACCGGTGGTCTATAACAATGCGCCTTATATCTCGCACTCCACCACGGTGATTAACCGTGTCACCAATATCAACCAATACAATAATGTGAATCGCAGCACCACGGTGAATAACTATCACAATGCGCCAGTCAATCAGGTGCCGCATTTTGCCGCACCAACGCCTTATGCAGCCCCTAAGGTTGCCAACCTGCAACAGCCACATTTTACGCCACCCGTCGCAGCCAATGAACGCCAGCCGATGACGGCGCCGAACTTTGCCCATGCAGCTACGCCAGCGCCCCATGCGATGACACCGGTCGCCCATGTTCAGCAGCCAATGACCCTGCCGAGTTTCGCTCATTCAACACCGGCAGCCGTGCGCCCGCACCCAGCGACAGTCACGGCCCCCGTTCATCAGGCCGAGATGCGACCGGCTCGTACGCCTGAACAACATCTACCGACACCTGTCAGCGTACAGCAAAGGGCGCAGTTGCCGGCCGTTAAACCTGTCGAACACGTCGCGCCCAAGGCTAACGTTATTCGCCCACAGCCGGTTCAACCACGGCCAAATGCCATGATGTCACATAGCGCACCAACGCCGTTCCATCAGCCACAGATTCAACAGGCACAGCATCACCCTGCTCCAGCGGCCAAACCGCAGGAACATCGCCCGCTAAAAGTGGAAGAACACAAAGTAGGATAA
- a CDS encoding N-acetylmuramoyl-L-alanine amidase translates to MKIWPGIFAAALLTGCQSAPQSTTIDRGDYQLETLHQAQGADQRIRFLVMHYTAEDFHSSLKTLTDEHVSAHYLLPAHPPLVQGKPVAFQLVPEALRAWHAGASTWRGRTNLNDTSIGIEIVNRGFNRTLLFTHWQPYTPQQIALLIPLSRDIIQRYGIQPTDVVGHSDIAPQRKQDPGPLFPWRQLAQAGIGAWPDEQQVQKLLAGRDKQAAVPLAPLIEKLARYGYGIDARWDVRQQKNVLAAFQMHFRPSDYRGEPDAETGAIVDALLLKYGAAR, encoded by the coding sequence GTGAAAATTTGGCCAGGGATATTTGCTGCCGCATTGCTTACCGGCTGCCAAAGCGCACCGCAAAGCACCACCATAGACCGGGGCGACTATCAGTTGGAAACCCTGCATCAGGCGCAGGGAGCAGACCAGCGCATTCGTTTTCTGGTGATGCATTACACCGCAGAAGATTTCCATTCCTCGCTTAAAACCCTGACGGATGAACACGTCAGCGCGCACTATCTGCTGCCCGCGCACCCGCCATTGGTACAGGGCAAACCGGTGGCGTTTCAACTGGTGCCTGAAGCCCTGCGCGCATGGCATGCCGGGGCAAGCACCTGGCGCGGCAGAACCAACCTGAACGATACCTCGATAGGGATTGAAATAGTCAATCGCGGGTTCAACCGCACCCTGCTGTTTACCCATTGGCAGCCCTATACGCCACAGCAAATAGCCCTGTTGATCCCGCTGAGCCGCGATATCATCCAACGCTATGGCATTCAGCCGACGGACGTAGTGGGGCACAGCGACATAGCGCCCCAACGCAAGCAGGACCCGGGGCCGTTATTCCCCTGGCGGCAACTGGCGCAGGCCGGTATTGGCGCCTGGCCGGACGAGCAGCAGGTGCAGAAGCTACTGGCCGGCCGCGACAAGCAGGCGGCCGTGCCCCTGGCCCCCTTGATCGAAAAGCTGGCGCGTTACGGTTATGGTATTGACGCTCGGTGGGATGTCAGGCAGCAGAAGAACGTGCTGGCGGCGTTTCAGATGCATTTCCGGCCCAGCGATTATCGCGGTGAGCCGGATGCGGAGACGGGGGCGATCGTTGATGCCTTGCTGTTGAAGTACGGGGCAGCTCGCTAA
- a CDS encoding NAD-dependent epimerase/dehydratase family protein, which yields MKVLVTGATSGLGRNAVEYLRRQGIKVRATGRNQAMGSLLEKMGAEFIHADLTNLISSQAKAMLADVDVLWHCSSFTSPWGTEEAFELANVRATRRLGEWAAAYGVSQFIHISSPAIYFDYHHHRNITEDFRPARYANEFARSKAAGEQVIQQLAMSNPQTHFTILRPQGLFGPHDKVMLPRLLQMIKRYGNLLLPRGGAALVDMTYLENAVHAMWLATQKENTPSGRAYNITNQQPRQLHSVVQQLIDELGMKCRIRSVPYPMLDMMARGMEKLGSKSEKEPVLTHYGVAKLNFDLTLDTTRAQQELDYRPIVSLDEGISRTARWLKEHGKLHGL from the coding sequence ATGAAGGTATTGGTCACCGGTGCAACCAGTGGGTTAGGCCGTAACGCCGTTGAATATCTCCGCCGCCAGGGCATTAAAGTGCGTGCCACCGGCCGCAACCAGGCCATGGGCAGTCTGCTGGAAAAAATGGGCGCGGAATTCATTCATGCCGATCTCACCAACCTGATCTCATCGCAGGCCAAAGCCATGCTGGCCGACGTGGACGTGCTGTGGCACTGTTCCAGCTTCACCTCGCCATGGGGCACCGAAGAAGCCTTCGAACTGGCCAACGTGCGCGCTACCCGTCGCTTGGGCGAATGGGCAGCGGCCTACGGCGTTTCGCAGTTTATCCATATCTCTTCGCCGGCGATCTACTTCGATTATCATCACCATCGCAACATTACCGAAGACTTCCGCCCCGCGCGCTATGCCAACGAGTTTGCGCGCAGCAAAGCCGCCGGTGAACAGGTGATCCAGCAGTTGGCGATGTCCAACCCGCAAACCCACTTCACCATCCTGCGTCCTCAGGGGTTGTTCGGGCCACATGACAAAGTGATGTTGCCGCGCCTGTTGCAGATGATCAAACGCTACGGCAACCTGCTGCTGCCACGCGGCGGCGCGGCACTGGTGGACATGACCTATCTGGAAAACGCGGTGCACGCCATGTGGCTGGCCACTCAGAAAGAAAATACCCCATCCGGCCGCGCTTATAACATCACCAATCAGCAGCCACGTCAGTTGCACAGCGTGGTGCAGCAGTTAATTGACGAGTTGGGGATGAAGTGCCGGATCCGCTCTGTGCCCTATCCCATGCTCGATATGATGGCGCGCGGCATGGAGAAACTCGGGAGCAAAAGCGAGAAAGAGCCGGTACTGACCCACTATGGGGTCGCCAAGCTCAATTTTGATCTGACGCTGGACACCACTCGTGCCCAGCAGGAGTTGGATTACCGGCCGATAGTTTCGCTCGATGAAGGCATTTCCCGCACCGCTCGCTGGCTAAAAGAACACGGTAAACTGCACGGCCTTTAA
- a CDS encoding DUF2867 domain-containing protein, producing MTPQRVLVLGASGYIGQNLIPHLIEQGHSITAAARRLEWLQEQHWPQVNCQYVDVYQPETLTAALWEIDAVYYLIHGMGDGDDFIEKERQAAENLRDALRNASVKQVIFLGALQPEGESSPHLVARKLTGEILRQSGVPVTELRASIIVGPGSAAFEIMRDMVYNLPVLTPPRWVRSKSSPVALENLLVYLADLLAHPAEENRIFDVAGPEYISYQTMFERFIAISGKKRWLIPIPLPTRFISVWFISMITSVPTSIANALIQGLNHDLPADGKPLQALIPQTLQTFDQAVTATLRREEEVVDSADWGYDPEARARWRPGYGFYPKQAGCSLETQASSQALWHTVQQLGGKEGYFYANILWKIRARMDDMIGNRVVYGRPQRETLAIGDLVDGWKVITIKPLRQLALLFGMKAPGLGRLVFTIKDHGDHRTLDVRAWWHPAGFSGLLYWFAMMPAHLFIFRGMARRIARLAEENPRNMS from the coding sequence ATGACACCTCAACGCGTATTGGTTCTTGGAGCCAGCGGCTATATTGGCCAGAACCTGATCCCCCACCTGATCGAACAGGGACACAGCATTACCGCCGCCGCGCGCCGCCTTGAATGGCTTCAGGAGCAGCATTGGCCGCAGGTCAACTGCCAGTACGTGGATGTCTACCAACCAGAAACCCTGACCGCCGCGCTGTGGGAGATCGACGCCGTTTATTATCTGATCCACGGTATGGGCGACGGTGATGACTTTATCGAAAAAGAACGCCAGGCGGCGGAAAACCTGCGCGATGCGCTACGCAACGCCAGCGTAAAACAGGTCATTTTTCTCGGTGCACTGCAACCGGAAGGCGAGAGTTCACCGCACCTGGTGGCACGCAAGCTGACCGGGGAGATCTTGCGCCAGAGCGGCGTACCGGTCACCGAACTGCGCGCCAGCATCATTGTCGGCCCCGGTTCGGCGGCCTTCGAAATTATGCGCGATATGGTCTACAACCTGCCGGTGCTAACCCCGCCGCGCTGGGTGCGTTCCAAATCTTCGCCGGTCGCGTTGGAAAATCTGCTGGTGTATCTGGCCGATCTGCTGGCGCACCCGGCGGAAGAAAACCGCATTTTTGACGTCGCCGGCCCGGAGTACATCAGTTATCAAACAATGTTTGAACGCTTCATTGCCATCAGCGGAAAAAAACGTTGGCTGATCCCCATCCCCTTGCCCACCCGGTTTATCTCGGTATGGTTCATCAGCATGATCACCTCGGTGCCCACCTCGATCGCCAATGCGTTGATCCAGGGGTTGAACCACGATCTTCCCGCCGACGGTAAACCGCTACAGGCTCTGATTCCGCAGACGCTGCAAACCTTCGATCAGGCGGTGACGGCTACCCTGCGGCGCGAGGAAGAAGTGGTCGACTCCGCCGACTGGGGCTACGATCCGGAAGCGCGAGCCCGCTGGCGACCAGGCTATGGCTTCTACCCGAAACAGGCGGGCTGTTCGCTGGAAACCCAGGCATCCAGCCAGGCGCTGTGGCATACGGTGCAGCAACTGGGCGGGAAAGAGGGCTATTTTTACGCCAATATCCTGTGGAAAATCCGTGCCCGCATGGACGATATGATTGGCAATCGCGTGGTTTATGGCCGCCCCCAGCGTGAGACGTTGGCCATTGGCGACCTGGTCGATGGCTGGAAGGTCATCACCATTAAACCGCTGCGGCAGTTGGCGTTGCTGTTCGGCATGAAAGCGCCGGGGCTGGGCCGGCTGGTTTTCACCATCAAAGATCATGGCGACCACCGCACCCTGGATGTGCGTGCCTGGTGGCACCCTGCCGGTTTCAGCGGACTACTGTATTGGTTCGCCATGATGCCCGCTCACCTGTTCATTTTTCGCGGTATGGCGCGCCGTATCGCCAGGCTGGCCGAAGAGAACCCGCGCAATATGTCCTGA
- a CDS encoding DUF1294 domain-containing protein, with protein sequence MKLNAVCYALLGLALIASLFFLHPIWMWWLLANLLTLLVYGVDKLAACKGWRRVPEITLWVFGLVGGWIGAIVAQQLFRHKTQKQPFKSWFIFSVVLNVVATLAIWYWVYGRWIL encoded by the coding sequence ATGAAACTCAATGCCGTTTGTTATGCCCTGTTAGGTCTGGCGCTGATCGCCAGTTTATTTTTCCTGCATCCGATTTGGATGTGGTGGCTGTTGGCTAACCTGCTGACGTTATTGGTGTACGGTGTCGATAAACTGGCCGCGTGCAAGGGTTGGCGTCGGGTGCCTGAAATCACGCTATGGGTGTTCGGGCTGGTGGGTGGCTGGATTGGGGCGATCGTTGCGCAGCAATTGTTCCGTCACAAAACCCAGAAACAGCCGTTCAAAAGTTGGTTTATCTTCAGCGTGGTGTTGAACGTCGTGGCGACGTTGGCGATCTGGTACTGGGTTTACGGCCGTTGGATCCTCTAA
- the ltaE gene encoding low-specificity L-threonine aldolase produces the protein MLIDLRSDTVTRPSAAMREAMAQAEVGDDVYGDDPTVNALEAEAVRLSGKEAALFLPSGTQANLVALLSHCQRGDEYIVGQQAHNYKYEAGGAAVLGSIQPQPIEANPDGTLPLDKVAAAIKPDDIHFARTRLLSLENTISGRVLPLAYLQQAWQFSREHKLALHIDGARIFNAAVALNVPLKEIVQYCDTFTICLSKGLGAPVGSLLCGSEAFIQQAIRWRKMTGGGLRQAGILAAAGLYALEHNVERLREDHDNAKWLEQQLQNIGVEIAEPGAQTNVLYLRQSPELAAKLGPWMRERGVLISSGPLTRILTHLDVSRQDLQHVVDLWQQFLKQHA, from the coding sequence ATGCTTATTGATCTACGCAGCGACACAGTAACCCGCCCCAGCGCCGCTATGCGTGAAGCCATGGCCCAGGCCGAAGTCGGTGACGACGTTTATGGCGATGACCCCACGGTCAACGCACTGGAAGCGGAAGCGGTTCGCCTGTCCGGTAAAGAGGCGGCGCTGTTCTTGCCAAGCGGCACCCAGGCAAACCTGGTAGCGCTGCTGAGCCATTGCCAGCGCGGTGACGAATACATCGTCGGCCAGCAGGCGCATAACTATAAATACGAAGCCGGCGGTGCCGCGGTACTGGGTAGCATCCAACCGCAACCGATTGAAGCCAACCCGGACGGTACCCTGCCGCTGGACAAGGTTGCGGCGGCAATTAAACCCGATGATATTCACTTTGCCAGAACCCGTCTGCTGAGCCTGGAAAACACCATCAGCGGCCGCGTGTTACCGCTGGCGTACCTGCAACAGGCCTGGCAATTCAGCCGTGAACACAAGCTGGCACTGCATATCGACGGGGCACGCATCTTCAACGCCGCAGTCGCGCTGAATGTGCCGCTGAAAGAGATCGTGCAGTATTGCGACACCTTCACCATTTGCCTGTCGAAAGGGCTGGGCGCGCCGGTAGGCTCGTTGCTGTGCGGCAGCGAGGCCTTTATTCAGCAGGCGATACGCTGGCGCAAAATGACCGGCGGCGGCCTGCGTCAGGCCGGTATTCTGGCCGCCGCGGGACTCTATGCGCTGGAGCATAATGTCGAACGGTTGCGGGAAGATCACGATAACGCCAAGTGGCTGGAACAGCAGTTGCAAAACATTGGCGTGGAGATCGCCGAGCCGGGCGCGCAAACCAACGTGCTGTACCTGCGTCAGTCCCCTGAATTAGCGGCAAAACTGGGCCCCTGGATGCGCGAGCGCGGCGTACTGATCAGCAGCGGGCCGCTGACGCGCATTTTGACCCACCTCGACGTCAGCCGTCAGGATTTACAGCACGTGGTCGATTTGTGGCAACAGTTCCTCAAGCAGCACGCTTGA